In Vicia villosa cultivar HV-30 ecotype Madison, WI unplaced genomic scaffold, Vvil1.0 ctg.003228F_1_1, whole genome shotgun sequence, a single window of DNA contains:
- the LOC131640609 gene encoding uncharacterized protein LOC131640609: MKEFQGSQTRHHVAACELCNGDHQTGFCPPPEGEEVNYVNNANQGYQSTPPPHNNHYQRHNQGYQPSRFKNYNYPQQSPYQSPNPQHQQSQGGSSNLEDTLTQFMQASMANQKSNEAAIKNLENQVGQLAKQLSEQQPGSSFSANTQTNPREHCKAIVTRSGKDINGGIDGGVIVEDDEEIIVENQEGEVVVEDEGEKSEEKVEEELVEKERKEKEGREKNDKKVKRNKKRNENKKKYTDEETVVLDAHCSAIIQKTPPRKEADPGRVILPITIGGNYISNGLVDLGSSINLIPLSVVKRLGNIEMKHTRITLQLADKSIISPYGVVQDMLVKVDKFLFPVDFVVVDMEEDRDVPLILGRPFMKTTRMMIDIDDGIMKVRVQDKEVIFSLFESMKPPKDEHDNFRIDDEKGEIIEVENQFHKDKDKANHEGKTYHKNFEVGQMVLVCNSRHKVFPSKLKSKWSGPFVVKEVRNYGSIMVEDPKTQESWTVKEQRLKGYHDG; the protein is encoded by the exons ATGAAAGAGTTTCAAGGATCTCAAACTAGGCACCATGTGGCAGCTTGTGAACTTTGTAATGGAGATCATCagactggtttttgtcctccccCCGAAggtgaagaagtgaattatgtGAATAATGCAAACCAAGGCTATCAAAGTACACCTCCACCTCACAACAACCATTATCAAAGAcacaatcaagggtatcaaccaTCAAGATTCAAAAATTACAATTACCCTCAACAAAGTCCTTATCAAAGTCCAAATCCACAACATCAACAATCTCAAGGTGGAAGCTCAAACTTGGAAGACACTCTCACACAATTTATGCAAGCATCCATGGCTAATCAAAAAAGCAATGAAGCTGCCATCAAGAATTTGGAGAACCAAGTGGGCCAACTTGCAAAGCAATTGTCCGAACAACAACCGGGATCTTCTTTTTCCGCCAACACTCAAACAAATCCAAGGGAGCATTGCAAAGCCATTGTGACAAGAAGTGGTAAAGATATAAATGGTGGAATAGATGGAGGTGTTATAGTGGAAGATGATGAGGAAATAATAGTTGAAAACCAAGAGGGTGAGGTGGTAGTTGAAGATGAGGGAGAAAAGAGTGAGGAGAAAGTGGAGGAAGAATTAGTTGAAAAAGAgcggaaagaaaaagaaggaagagagaaaaatgacaaaaaagtgaAGAGGAATAAAAAGAGAAATGAGAAT aaaaagaagtacaCGGATGAAGAGACAGTTGTGCTTGATGCTCATTGTAGTGCAATTATTCAAAAAACTCCCCCAAGAAAGGAAGCCGATCCGGGACGAGTCATTTTACCGATCACCATTGGAGGTAACTACATTAGTAATGGTTTGGTTGATTTGGGGTCTAGCATCAATTTAATACCTTTATCCGTTGTCAAGAGATTGGGGAACATCGAAATGAAACACACCAGGATAACTTTGCAACTAGCCGATAAGTCTATCATTTCACCATATGGAGTTGTACAAGACATGCTGGTAAAAGTGGACAAATTTTTGTTCCCGGTTGATTTTGTGGTAGTCGACATGGAGGAGGATCGTGATGTGCCATTAatacttggaagaccattcatgaagaccacccgaatgatgattgatatcgATGATGGGATTATGAAAGTGAGGGTGCAAGATAAAGAGGTAATTTTTAGCCTTTTTGAGTCTATGAAGCCTCCTAAGGATGAACATGACAACTTCCGAATCGATGATGAAAAAGGAGAAATCATTGAGGTGGAGAATCAATTTCACAAGGACAAGGACAAGGCAAATCATGAGGGAAAGACTTATCACAAAAACTTTGAAGTTGGTCAAATGGTGCTTGTGTGCAATTCAAGACACAAGGTGTTTCCTAGCAAGTTAAAGTCAAAGTGGTCGGGGCCATTTGTTGTGAAAGAGGTGCGAAATTATGGATCCATTATGGTGGAGGACCCTAAAACACAAGAAAGCTGGACTGTAAAGGAACAAAGACTAAAAGGCTACCACGATGGATAA